Part of the Vicinamibacterales bacterium genome is shown below.
GAGACGATCTTCGGGCTGTACCGCCGCGAGGCCGGCACGATCAAGATCGACGGCGTGCCGATCGATCCGGCGTCTCCGGCGGACGCGGCGCGCGCCGGCATCGCGCTGGTCCCGGAAGAACGGCAACGGCAGGGACTGCTCTTCAATCTGACGATCCGGCACAACCTGGTGCTGCCGGATCGCACGGTGAAACGCGAGGTGCTGATCCGCACGGCCAGCGAGCGGCGCGAGGCGCAGGCGCTGGTCGAGTCGTGGCGGATCAAGGCGGCCGGCGTCGAGGTCCCGCCGGATTCGCTCAGCGGCGGCAATCAGCAGAAGGTCGTCGTCGCCAAGTGGCTGGCGACGTCGCCGCGCGTGCTGCTGCTCGACGAGCCGACCAAAGGGGTGGACGTCGGCGCGAAGTTCGAAATCCACGAGATCATCCGCCGCGAGGCGGCCCGGGGCGCCGCCTGCCTCGTCGCCTCCAGCGATCTGCCCGAGGTGCTCGCGCTGGCGGACCGGATCGTGGTGATGCGCGAAGGCGGCATCCAGGGGCAGATCGCCGGCGCCGAGGCGACCGAGGAATCCGTCATGCAGCTCGCGACACACGAATCGGCGGCGGGATGAAGAAACTCTGGCACGCGCGCGAGTTCAGCACGGTGGTCATCCTCGTGCTGGAGATCCTCTTCTTCACGTGGTGGCTGTGGCCGGACGGCAACCGGTCGCATCCCTTCCTCAATGCCGGCAACGCGGTCCTGATCCTGAAGTATTCCGCGATCTACGGCATCGCCGCGGTCGGCGCGGCCATCGTGATCATCTCCGGCGGCATCGATCTCGCCCCCGGCGCCGTGATCGCCCTGGCCGGCGTCGTCTGCGCGCAATTGTTCGTCGTGCAAGGCTGGGCGCTCGGACCGGCGATGAGCGTCGGCGTGCTCGTCGGCCTCGTCTCGGGCCTGCTCACCGCCGCCCTGGTCGTGCTCGTCAACCTGCCGCCGTTCATCGCCTCGCTCGGCGTCATGGGGATCACCCGCGGCCTGGCGTTCATCATCACCGAGGGGCAGTACTTCGACGTGTCCAGCCTGCTGCGCGGCGGCTGGCGCCCGTTCGGGCTCGACGCCGACTGGGTGGCGCCGATCATCATGGTCTCGCTCGCCGTCATCTTCCAGGTCCTGATGACGGCGTTTCAGTGGGGCCGATCGGTATTCGCGGTCGGCGGCAACGAGACCGCCGCGCTCTTTTCCGGAATCGCGGTCAACCGGGTGAAGACGTCGGTCTACGTGATCTCCGGGGTGCTGGCGGCGGTCTCGGGGGTGGTGCTCGTCCTCGTCCAGGGCCAGGGGAAGGCCGATCTGGCGACCGGCTACGAGCTGGATATCATTGCCTCTTCCGTCGTCGGCGGCGCCAGCCTGGCGGGCGGCCGCGGCTCGGTGATCGGGGCCGTGCTCGGCACGCTGATCTTCGGCGTGCTGCGCAACGCGCTGCCGCAGATTCCCGGCGCCACGTTCTACGACCGGCTGATCGTCGGGCTGGTGGTGATCGTCATCGTGGTCGTCGATCAGTTACTGTTGAAGAAGAGAGGCTGAGGATCGATGCGCAAATACGTTCTGGTACTGGCGGTTCTTCTCGCGGTGAGCTGCAGCGGCACGAAGGCGCCGGAACCGGGCGCGCCGGCCGCGGGCCAGCGGCTGCGGTTCGCGGTGATCCCGAAGGCGCTCGAGATCCCCGTGTTCAATTACGCGAAGATCGGCGCCGAGCGCCAGGCGAAGGAATACGGCAACGTCGACATCCTGTGGAACGCGCCGGTGAACGCCGACCAGTTGAAGCAGAAGGAGATCCTCGAATCCGCCATCACCCAGCGCGTCGACGGCATCGCCATCTCTGCGCTCAACGGCGACTTCCTGACCGACACGATCAACAAGGCCGTCGACGCCGGGATTCCGGTGGTCACCTGGGACTCGGACGCGCCGAAGTCGAAGCGCGCGGCGTTCTACGGCGTGGACGATTTCGCCTCGGGCCGGATCATGGGCGAGGAGACGATCCGGCTGCTGAATGGCACCGGCAAGGTGGCGATCATCACCAGCTACGGCGCCACCAACCTGCAGCGGCGCCTC
Proteins encoded:
- a CDS encoding ABC transporter permease, whose amino-acid sequence is MKKLWHAREFSTVVILVLEILFFTWWLWPDGNRSHPFLNAGNAVLILKYSAIYGIAAVGAAIVIISGGIDLAPGAVIALAGVVCAQLFVVQGWALGPAMSVGVLVGLVSGLLTAALVVLVNLPPFIASLGVMGITRGLAFIITEGQYFDVSSLLRGGWRPFGLDADWVAPIIMVSLAVIFQVLMTAFQWGRSVFAVGGNETAALFSGIAVNRVKTSVYVISGVLAAVSGVVLVLVQGQGKADLATGYELDIIASSVVGGASLAGGRGSVIGAVLGTLIFGVLRNALPQIPGATFYDRLIVGLVVIVIVVVDQLLLKKRG
- a CDS encoding sugar-binding protein, translated to MRKYVLVLAVLLAVSCSGTKAPEPGAPAAGQRLRFAVIPKALEIPVFNYAKIGAERQAKEYGNVDILWNAPVNADQLKQKEILESAITQRVDGIAISALNGDFLTDTINKAVDAGIPVVTWDSDAPKSKRAAFYGVDDFASGRIMGEETIRLLNGTGKVAIITSYGATNLQRRLDGIKEGLSKAPGIQIVEVFDIKEDAVRCAELIASGTKRYPDLAAWLSTGGWPIFTRNATTAIDPAKTRMISFDTIQPGLDLLREGKVTVLIGQKYFGWGSEAVKLLYDIKHGKNPPSTVIDSGVDVVTRENVEDYAAKWKKMESGG